A single genomic interval of Vicingaceae bacterium harbors:
- the aspC gene encoding aminotransferase codes for MSQFGMPANLLELKVSETAETLIGSEIIKLAGEIREKIQAGHKIYNLTIGDFNPEIFPIPDSLLEGIIEAYKHKETNYPPSEGILELRKAISRFIHTRLGLEYNIDQILVAGGARPLIYAIYKTILDPGDIVLYHTPSWNNNHYTHLMQAKGVAFETSPVNYFMPVAEDIRPYIQDATLLALCSPLNPTGTVFSRHQLEKICELVLEENIARAGKKKPLYVMYDQVYWTLTHKDNFHHDPVTLYPEMKNFTIYVDGISKAFAATGVRVGWSFGPQKIIEKMKSVLGHMGAWAPKPEQVATAKFLMDDQKVDDYLEVFKNELCQRLDALYHGFVSLREEGFKVDAIPPQAAIYLSVQFDITGRQYNGKVLQNAEDIAGFLLKEANLAIVPFYAFGTSKNFNWFRISVGTLRKEDIPEIIKKLKDALLKLS; via the coding sequence ATGAGTCAATTTGGAATGCCTGCTAATCTGCTTGAATTGAAGGTTTCAGAAACTGCCGAAACACTTATTGGCTCTGAAATCATAAAATTGGCCGGAGAAATAAGGGAAAAAATACAAGCAGGCCATAAAATTTATAATTTAACCATTGGAGATTTTAATCCCGAAATTTTCCCCATTCCGGATTCATTGTTAGAAGGGATTATTGAGGCATACAAACACAAGGAGACCAATTATCCTCCATCCGAAGGGATATTAGAGCTGAGAAAAGCCATTTCGAGATTTATTCATACAAGATTGGGACTTGAATATAACATAGATCAAATATTGGTGGCCGGGGGGGCAAGGCCTTTGATTTATGCCATATACAAAACTATATTGGATCCGGGGGATATAGTGCTATATCATACACCTTCGTGGAACAATAATCATTACACGCATTTGATGCAGGCCAAGGGTGTGGCTTTCGAAACGTCGCCGGTAAATTATTTCATGCCGGTTGCAGAAGATATCCGGCCATATATTCAAGATGCCACATTATTGGCTTTGTGCTCACCCCTTAACCCAACAGGAACAGTTTTTTCCAGACATCAATTAGAAAAAATTTGCGAATTGGTATTGGAGGAAAATATTGCCAGGGCCGGCAAAAAGAAACCTTTGTATGTTATGTATGATCAAGTTTATTGGACATTAACCCACAAAGATAACTTTCATCACGATCCGGTTACCCTTTATCCTGAAATGAAAAATTTTACAATCTATGTGGATGGTATATCCAAAGCATTTGCGGCAACCGGGGTAAGAGTAGGTTGGTCGTTCGGGCCTCAAAAAATCATTGAAAAAATGAAATCTGTTTTGGGTCACATGGGGGCGTGGGCACCAAAGCCCGAACAGGTAGCCACTGCAAAGTTTCTTATGGATGATCAAAAGGTTGATGATTATTTGGAAGTTTTTAAAAATGAGCTTTGTCAACGTTTAGATGCTTTATATCATGGTTTTGTGAGTTTACGCGAAGAAGGATTCAAGGTTGATGCCATACCGCCACAAGCAGCAATTTATCTCTCTGTACAATTTGACATTACAGGCAGACAGTATAATGGCAAAGTATTGCAAAATGCCGAGGATATTGCCGGATTCTTATTAAAAGAAGCAAATCTGGCTATCGTACCATTCTATGCTTTTGGTACATCAAAAAATTTTAATTGGTTCAGAATTTCAGTAGGAACATTAAGAAAAGAAGACATACCGGAGATAATCAAAAAACTCAAAGATGCACTGTTAAAGTTGTCTTAA
- a CDS encoding mannose-1-phosphate guanylyltransferase, giving the protein MKNQNNYCVIMAGGIGSRFWPKSRTSLPKQFIDFLGIGKSLLQLTYERFEQFIPIKNIYVVTHADYYDLVKQHIPDLQDNNILLEPSRKNTAPCVAYASFKIKKINPNANIIVSPSDHLILKQDKFKEIVLQAFDFVSENNALVTLGITPTRPDTGYGYIQISDQGRFPFFKVKTFTEKPSLSLARQFLESGDFVWNSGMFVWNVQTIIEAFKKYEPEIYQLFNEEFANLATPYEAESVSKIYSLTKSISVDYAIMEKAENVYVIAADIDWSDLGTWGSIYDKLPKDEQENAIVGKHVMIYDTSQTMINVPDEKLVVLQGLKNYIVVDTQDALLICEKNQEQRIKEFVDDIKLKKWKKYL; this is encoded by the coding sequence ATGAAAAATCAAAATAATTATTGTGTGATAATGGCCGGAGGAATTGGAAGCAGATTCTGGCCAAAAAGTCGAACATCACTGCCTAAACAATTTATTGATTTTCTTGGGATTGGAAAATCCTTGTTGCAACTTACCTATGAAAGATTTGAACAATTTATTCCAATAAAAAACATTTACGTGGTCACTCATGCTGATTATTACGATCTCGTGAAACAACACATTCCTGACCTGCAAGACAATAATATACTTTTGGAACCATCAAGAAAAAATACGGCTCCCTGTGTTGCCTATGCTTCTTTTAAAATAAAAAAAATCAATCCCAACGCCAACATTATTGTGTCGCCTTCGGATCATTTGATATTGAAACAAGATAAATTCAAAGAAATTGTCTTGCAGGCATTTGATTTTGTTTCAGAAAACAATGCATTGGTGACACTTGGCATCACACCTACAAGACCCGATACCGGTTATGGTTACATTCAAATTTCCGATCAGGGCCGTTTCCCGTTTTTTAAAGTCAAAACATTTACTGAAAAACCTTCCTTATCTTTGGCCAGACAATTTTTAGAGTCCGGCGATTTTGTATGGAACTCAGGAATGTTTGTATGGAATGTGCAAACTATCATCGAGGCATTCAAAAAGTACGAACCAGAGATATATCAATTGTTCAATGAAGAATTCGCAAATCTTGCAACACCTTATGAAGCTGAATCGGTATCAAAAATATATTCACTCACCAAATCTATATCGGTAGATTATGCCATTATGGAGAAAGCCGAGAATGTCTATGTGATTGCCGCCGATATTGATTGGAGTGATTTGGGAACTTGGGGGTCAATTTATGATAAATTGCCCAAGGACGAGCAAGAAAATGCTATCGTTGGCAAGCATGTTATGATTTATGATACATCTCAAACTATGATCAATGTGCCCGACGAAAAGTTGGTAGTGCTTCAAGGGTTGAAAAATTACATTGTTGTTGATACACAAGACGCCTTGCTTATTTGTGAGAAAAATCAAGAACAAAGGATTAAAGAGTTTGTTGATGATATTAAATTGAAAAAATGGAAAAAATATCTTTAA